A section of the Sedimentisphaera cyanobacteriorum genome encodes:
- a CDS encoding CatA-like O-acetyltransferase, whose translation MSNTKSFEVEGGYSLEDLLEMFEGSRVDLSRFADYPKFALEYFHDKSEIADPNLHMTLQLDITSVREKYDRDFAGINSTFTSFLVHKLLLAASGIEFLRYRFIEGSWYCFDNLPLFFPVAVGGDKRFMEIIIDSPARLSFPDFAEQYCRGLERIRKSPSDYRPVPNEIWKNIWFIGNLSYMRFTSFGVHLNKRDTGRPIFYFGQRYQQDGRLYVPLYSRLDHATGDPFILNEVIESFLSL comes from the coding sequence ATGAGCAATACGAAAAGTTTTGAAGTAGAGGGCGGGTATTCACTCGAAGACCTGCTCGAGATGTTCGAGGGCAGCAGGGTTGATCTGTCCAGATTCGCAGACTACCCCAAATTTGCCCTCGAATATTTCCACGATAAAAGCGAAATTGCAGACCCGAACCTGCATATGACCCTCCAGCTTGATATTACATCTGTTCGCGAGAAATATGACCGGGATTTTGCAGGCATAAATTCAACTTTTACCTCATTCCTCGTTCATAAGCTGCTTCTTGCCGCATCCGGAATCGAGTTTCTCAGATACAGGTTCATCGAAGGCAGCTGGTACTGCTTTGATAATCTACCGCTCTTCTTTCCAGTGGCTGTGGGAGGGGATAAACGCTTTATGGAGATAATAATAGACAGCCCCGCAAGGCTGAGCTTTCCAGATTTCGCAGAGCAGTATTGCAGGGGGCTGGAGAGAATACGCAAAAGCCCCTCAGACTACCGCCCCGTGCCAAATGAGATTTGGAAAAACATTTGGTTCATCGGCAATCTCAGCTATATGAGGTTTACCTCCTTCGGCGTTCATCTCAATAAGCGCGATACAGGAAGGCCTATATTCTATTTCGGCCAAAGATACCAGCAGGACGGCAGGCTTTACGTGCCTCTCTATTCCAGGTTAGACCACGCCACCGGCGACCCTTTTATCCTCAATGAGGTGATTGAGAGCTTTTTGAGCTTGTAG
- the dnaA gene encoding chromosomal replication initiator protein DnaA encodes MTKLKDSPESKAKEYLLEKIGREKYEMWFSQLDLSFKKDKLQVLVPNSFMEGMLRRNYLAILEEAGSSVSGSEVGISFVVSREPSQQGSERRLKPANAKKPLKYPKARPVVVEDSPAGTGRYNLDDFIVGRKNKIAHRAARACAGSGSDLYNPLFFFGSYGLGKTHLLKAIVNETTRNNPSLKCKYISAEDFTNQFVNSTLRKDMNSFRKRFRGVDVLAIDDVHFLASKKGTQEEFLNTFNSIDHADKKIILASDSHPTMIEQFTESLVSRFVSGMVVKMEMPEFETRKKIVETKAAKMGLKISQEVIEYVAHNVTVSVRELEGAVKKLSAQQLLLEKKITLGSAQYLISDMVSRARSGPDAEGIIETTASFFNVSSSQLRSKAKAKTVSLARSVAMYLLREHSDMSYPEIGGCFGGKNHSTVIQACRKVQSLIESNATVDWKHRGLKRSEKIGSVLKQVSDSLNLQS; translated from the coding sequence TTGACTAAACTAAAGGACAGCCCCGAATCCAAAGCAAAGGAGTATTTGCTCGAAAAGATTGGACGGGAAAAATACGAAATGTGGTTTTCACAGCTCGATTTGTCCTTTAAGAAAGACAAGCTTCAGGTATTGGTCCCTAATTCCTTTATGGAAGGTATGTTGAGGAGGAACTATCTTGCTATCTTAGAGGAAGCTGGCAGCAGCGTATCGGGCAGTGAAGTTGGTATTTCTTTTGTGGTGAGCAGAGAGCCCAGTCAGCAGGGCTCAGAAAGGCGTTTGAAGCCTGCAAATGCAAAAAAACCGCTCAAATATCCCAAAGCACGGCCTGTTGTGGTGGAAGATTCTCCCGCTGGAACAGGCAGATACAATCTCGATGATTTCATTGTAGGCAGGAAAAATAAAATAGCCCACAGGGCTGCAAGGGCGTGCGCGGGTTCCGGCAGCGATCTGTACAATCCGCTGTTTTTCTTCGGGAGCTACGGTCTGGGAAAAACCCACCTGCTGAAGGCTATAGTGAACGAGACAACGCGAAACAATCCGTCCCTGAAGTGCAAGTATATATCAGCAGAGGATTTTACAAACCAGTTCGTAAACAGCACCCTCCGTAAAGATATGAACAGCTTTCGCAAGCGGTTCAGAGGAGTGGATGTTTTGGCGATTGATGATGTGCATTTCCTTGCGAGCAAGAAAGGTACGCAGGAAGAATTTCTCAATACGTTCAACTCCATAGACCATGCAGACAAGAAGATAATTCTCGCCTCCGATTCTCATCCGACGATGATTGAGCAGTTTACTGAGAGCCTTGTGAGCAGGTTTGTCTCGGGCATGGTAGTAAAAATGGAGATGCCTGAATTTGAAACGAGGAAGAAGATCGTAGAAACGAAGGCGGCCAAAATGGGGCTCAAAATATCGCAGGAAGTGATTGAATACGTAGCCCATAACGTTACAGTGAGCGTTCGCGAGCTTGAGGGGGCGGTGAAAAAGCTCTCTGCCCAGCAGCTGCTTCTGGAGAAGAAGATAACCCTCGGCTCAGCTCAGTATCTGATTTCAGATATGGTAAGCAGGGCGAGATCCGGGCCGGATGCAGAAGGCATAATCGAAACTACAGCCTCGTTTTTCAACGTATCTTCAAGCCAGCTCCGCTCGAAGGCAAAGGCCAAAACTGTGAGCCTTGCCCGTTCAGTTGCAATGTATCTTCTCCGCGAACACTCCGATATGTCCTATCCCGAAATAGGCGGGTGTTTCGGCGGCAAGAATCACAGCACTGTAATACAGGCCTGCAGGAAGGTTCAGTCCCTGATTGAATCCAATGCAACTGTTGACTGGAAGCACAGAGGATTAAAGAGAAGCGAGAAGATCGGCTCTGTGTTGAAGCAGGTGTCAGATTCGTTAAATCTTCAGAGTTAA